One stretch of Theropithecus gelada isolate Dixy chromosome 12, Tgel_1.0, whole genome shotgun sequence DNA includes these proteins:
- the WDR75 gene encoding WD repeat-containing protein 75 isoform X1: MVEEENIRVVRCGGSELNFRRAVFSADSKYIFCVSGDFVKVYSTVTEECVHILHGHRNLVTGIQLNPNNHLQLYSCSLDGTIKLWDYIDGILIKTFTVGCKLHALFTVAQAEDSVFAIVNKEKPDIFQLVSVKLPKSSSQEVEAKELSFVLDYINQSPKCIAFGNEGVYVAAVREFYLSVYFFKKKTTSRFTLSSSRNKKHAKNNFTCVACHPTEDCIASGHMDGKIRLWRNFYDDKKYTYTCLHWHHDMVMDLAFSVTGTSLLSGGRESVLVEWRDATEKNKEFLPRLGATIEHISVSPAGDLFCTSHSDNKIIIIHRNLEASAVIQGLVKDRSIFTGLMIDPRTKALVLNGKPGHLQFYSLQSDKQLYNLDIIQQEYINDYGLIQIELTKAAFGCFGNWLATVEQRQEKETELELQMKLWMYNKKTQGFILNTKINMPHEDCITALCFCNAEKSEQPTLVTASKDGYFKVWILTDDSDIYKKAVGWTCDFVGSYHKYQATNCCFSEDGSLLAVSFEEIVTIWDSITWELKCTFCQRAGKIRHLCFGRLTCSKYLLGATENGILCCWNLLSCALEWNAKLNVRVMEPDPNSENIAAISQSSVGSDLFVFKPSEPRPLYIQKGISREEVQWGVFVPRDVPESFTSEAYQWLNRSQFYFLTKSQSLLTFSTKSPEEKLTPTSKQLLAEESLPTTPFYFILGKHRQLQDEKLNETLENELVQLPLTENIPAVSELLHTPAHVLPSAAFLCSMFVNSLLLSTETKSAKEIPEDVDMEEEKESEDSDEENDFIEKVQDTNNTGLGEDIIHQLSKSEEKELRKFRKIDYSWIAAL, encoded by the exons gtatATCTTCTGTGTCTCTGGAGACTTTGTTAAAGTTTACAGCACAGTTACAGAAGAGTGTGTACACATACTACATGGACACAGAAATCTGGTGACTGGAATCCAACTTAACCCCAACAACCATCTACAG CTATATTCTTGTTCCCTTGATGGCACAATTAAACTGTGGGACTATATAGATGGCATCTTAATAAAG ACTTTCACAGTTGGATGTAAACTTCATGCCCTCTttactgttgcccaagctgaggattctgtctttgctatagtaaataaagaaaaaccag ATATATTTCAGCTGGTTTCAGTGAAACTGCCAAAATCATCAAGCCAGGAAGTAGAAGCCAAGGAGCTGTCCTTTGTTTTGGATTACATAAACCAGTCACCCAAGTGCATTGCCTTTGGAAACGag GGAGTATATGTTGCTGCAGTACGGGAATTTTacttgtctgtttattttttcaaaaagaaaacaacatcaag gttTACTTTATCATCATCAAGAAATAAGAAGCATGCTAAGAACAATTTTACATGTGTAGCATGTCACCCAACAGAAGACTGCATCGCATCTGGTCACATGGATGGCAAAATTCGTCTTTG GAGGAATTTTTATGATGATaagaaatatacatacacatgtttaCATTGGCACCATGATATGGTTATGGATTTGGCATTTTCAGTGACAG GCACCAGCCTGCTGAGTGGCGGTCGTGAATCCGTACTTGTAGAGTGGCGCGATGCAACAGAGAAGAATAAGGAGTTTCTCCCACGTTTAGGAGCTACTATTGAACATATCTCAGTCTCGCCTGCAGGAGATTTATTCTGCACTTCTCACTCTGATAATA AGATAATAATTATTCACCGAAACCTTGAGGCATCCGCAGTAATTCAAGGCCTAGTGAAAG ATAGGAGTATCTTCACTGGTTTGATGATTGATCCAAGAACTAAAGCTTTGGTTTTGAATGGAAAGCCTGGCCACTTGCAGTTTTATTCTCTCCAGAGTGATAAGCAGTTATACAAT TTAGATATTATACAGCAAGAATATATTAATGATTATGGTCTGATCCAAATTGAACTAACAAAGGCTGCATTTGGCTGCTTTGGTAACTGGCTTGCAACAGTGGAACAGcggcaagaaaaggaaactgagcttGAATTGCAAATGAAACTGTGGATGTATAATAAGAAAACACAAGG GTTTATTCTTAACACTAAGATTAACATGCCACACGAAGACTGCATTACAGCTCTCTGTTTCTGCAATGCAGAAAAATCTGAACAGCCCACCTTGGTTACAGCTAGCAAAGATGGTTACTTCAAAGTGTGGATATTAACAGATGACTCTGATATATACA AAAAAGCTGTTGGCTGGACCTGTGACTTTGTTGGTAGTTATCACAAATATCAGGCAACTAACTGTTGTTTCTCCGAAGATGGTTCTTTACTAGCCGTTAGTTTTGAGGAAATAGTCACAATATGGGATTCCATAACATGGGAACTTAAATGTACATTTTGCCAACGAGCTGGGAAAATAAG GCACCTTTGCTTTGGGAGATTGACATGTTCAAAGTATCTACTTGGTGCTACTGAAAATGGCATTCTTTGCTGTTGGAATCTGCTGAGTTGTGCAT tGGAGTGGAATGCAAAATTAAACGTTAGAGTTATGGAACCTGATCCTAATTCAGAGAATATTGCAGCAATCTCTCAGTCTTCAGTGGGTTCAGACT tgTTTGTATTTAAACCTAGTGAGCCAAGGCCATTGTATATTCAAAAGGGTATCTCCAGAGAGGAAGTCCAGTGGGGAGTGTTTGTTCCACGAGATGTCCCTGAGTCTTTCACCTCAGAAGCTTACCAGTGGCTAAATAGATCCCAGTTTTACTTCCTAACAAAATCACAG AGTTTATTGACATTCAGTACAAAGTCTCCAGAAGAAAAACTCACACCAACAAGCAAACAG CTGCTAGCAGAAGAAAGTCTTCCCACAACcccattttatttcatattgGGAAAACACAGGCAACTGCAGgatgaaaaattaaatgaaactttAGAGAATGAGCTGGTACAACTACCCTTAACAGAAAACATACCCGCAGTTAGTGAG CTTCTTCACACTCCAGCCCATGTCCTGCCATCTGCTGCTTTCCTGTGCTCCATGTTTGTAAATTCATTGCTGCTGTCTACAGAGACTAAGAG TGCTAAAGAAATTCCTGAAGATGTAGatatggaagaagaaaaagaaagtgaagattcagatgaagaaaatgattttatcGAAAAGGTCCAGGATACAAATAACACAGGTTTAGGAGAGGACATTATACATCAGTTGtcaaaatctgaagaaaaagaactgagaaaatttaggaaaatagaCTACAGCTGGATAGCTGCCCTTTAG
- the WDR75 gene encoding WD repeat-containing protein 75 isoform X2: MHCECPKGLYSCSLDGTIKLWDYIDGILIKTFTVGCKLHALFTVAQAEDSVFAIVNKEKPDIFQLVSVKLPKSSSQEVEAKELSFVLDYINQSPKCIAFGNEGVYVAAVREFYLSVYFFKKKTTSRFTLSSSRNKKHAKNNFTCVACHPTEDCIASGHMDGKIRLWRNFYDDKKYTYTCLHWHHDMVMDLAFSVTGTSLLSGGRESVLVEWRDATEKNKEFLPRLGATIEHISVSPAGDLFCTSHSDNKIIIIHRNLEASAVIQGLVKDRSIFTGLMIDPRTKALVLNGKPGHLQFYSLQSDKQLYNLDIIQQEYINDYGLIQIELTKAAFGCFGNWLATVEQRQEKETELELQMKLWMYNKKTQGFILNTKINMPHEDCITALCFCNAEKSEQPTLVTASKDGYFKVWILTDDSDIYKKAVGWTCDFVGSYHKYQATNCCFSEDGSLLAVSFEEIVTIWDSITWELKCTFCQRAGKIRHLCFGRLTCSKYLLGATENGILCCWNLLSCALEWNAKLNVRVMEPDPNSENIAAISQSSVGSDLFVFKPSEPRPLYIQKGISREEVQWGVFVPRDVPESFTSEAYQWLNRSQFYFLTKSQSLLTFSTKSPEEKLTPTSKQLLAEESLPTTPFYFILGKHRQLQDEKLNETLENELVQLPLTENIPAVSELLHTPAHVLPSAAFLCSMFVNSLLLSTETKSAKEIPEDVDMEEEKESEDSDEENDFIEKVQDTNNTGLGEDIIHQLSKSEEKELRKFRKIDYSWIAAL, from the exons ATGCATTGTGAATGTCCAAAAGGG CTATATTCTTGTTCCCTTGATGGCACAATTAAACTGTGGGACTATATAGATGGCATCTTAATAAAG ACTTTCACAGTTGGATGTAAACTTCATGCCCTCTttactgttgcccaagctgaggattctgtctttgctatagtaaataaagaaaaaccag ATATATTTCAGCTGGTTTCAGTGAAACTGCCAAAATCATCAAGCCAGGAAGTAGAAGCCAAGGAGCTGTCCTTTGTTTTGGATTACATAAACCAGTCACCCAAGTGCATTGCCTTTGGAAACGag GGAGTATATGTTGCTGCAGTACGGGAATTTTacttgtctgtttattttttcaaaaagaaaacaacatcaag gttTACTTTATCATCATCAAGAAATAAGAAGCATGCTAAGAACAATTTTACATGTGTAGCATGTCACCCAACAGAAGACTGCATCGCATCTGGTCACATGGATGGCAAAATTCGTCTTTG GAGGAATTTTTATGATGATaagaaatatacatacacatgtttaCATTGGCACCATGATATGGTTATGGATTTGGCATTTTCAGTGACAG GCACCAGCCTGCTGAGTGGCGGTCGTGAATCCGTACTTGTAGAGTGGCGCGATGCAACAGAGAAGAATAAGGAGTTTCTCCCACGTTTAGGAGCTACTATTGAACATATCTCAGTCTCGCCTGCAGGAGATTTATTCTGCACTTCTCACTCTGATAATA AGATAATAATTATTCACCGAAACCTTGAGGCATCCGCAGTAATTCAAGGCCTAGTGAAAG ATAGGAGTATCTTCACTGGTTTGATGATTGATCCAAGAACTAAAGCTTTGGTTTTGAATGGAAAGCCTGGCCACTTGCAGTTTTATTCTCTCCAGAGTGATAAGCAGTTATACAAT TTAGATATTATACAGCAAGAATATATTAATGATTATGGTCTGATCCAAATTGAACTAACAAAGGCTGCATTTGGCTGCTTTGGTAACTGGCTTGCAACAGTGGAACAGcggcaagaaaaggaaactgagcttGAATTGCAAATGAAACTGTGGATGTATAATAAGAAAACACAAGG GTTTATTCTTAACACTAAGATTAACATGCCACACGAAGACTGCATTACAGCTCTCTGTTTCTGCAATGCAGAAAAATCTGAACAGCCCACCTTGGTTACAGCTAGCAAAGATGGTTACTTCAAAGTGTGGATATTAACAGATGACTCTGATATATACA AAAAAGCTGTTGGCTGGACCTGTGACTTTGTTGGTAGTTATCACAAATATCAGGCAACTAACTGTTGTTTCTCCGAAGATGGTTCTTTACTAGCCGTTAGTTTTGAGGAAATAGTCACAATATGGGATTCCATAACATGGGAACTTAAATGTACATTTTGCCAACGAGCTGGGAAAATAAG GCACCTTTGCTTTGGGAGATTGACATGTTCAAAGTATCTACTTGGTGCTACTGAAAATGGCATTCTTTGCTGTTGGAATCTGCTGAGTTGTGCAT tGGAGTGGAATGCAAAATTAAACGTTAGAGTTATGGAACCTGATCCTAATTCAGAGAATATTGCAGCAATCTCTCAGTCTTCAGTGGGTTCAGACT tgTTTGTATTTAAACCTAGTGAGCCAAGGCCATTGTATATTCAAAAGGGTATCTCCAGAGAGGAAGTCCAGTGGGGAGTGTTTGTTCCACGAGATGTCCCTGAGTCTTTCACCTCAGAAGCTTACCAGTGGCTAAATAGATCCCAGTTTTACTTCCTAACAAAATCACAG AGTTTATTGACATTCAGTACAAAGTCTCCAGAAGAAAAACTCACACCAACAAGCAAACAG CTGCTAGCAGAAGAAAGTCTTCCCACAACcccattttatttcatattgGGAAAACACAGGCAACTGCAGgatgaaaaattaaatgaaactttAGAGAATGAGCTGGTACAACTACCCTTAACAGAAAACATACCCGCAGTTAGTGAG CTTCTTCACACTCCAGCCCATGTCCTGCCATCTGCTGCTTTCCTGTGCTCCATGTTTGTAAATTCATTGCTGCTGTCTACAGAGACTAAGAG TGCTAAAGAAATTCCTGAAGATGTAGatatggaagaagaaaaagaaagtgaagattcagatgaagaaaatgattttatcGAAAAGGTCCAGGATACAAATAACACAGGTTTAGGAGAGGACATTATACATCAGTTGtcaaaatctgaagaaaaagaactgagaaaatttaggaaaatagaCTACAGCTGGATAGCTGCCCTTTAG